Proteins encoded in a region of the Cydia splendana chromosome 19, ilCydSple1.2, whole genome shotgun sequence genome:
- the LOC134800031 gene encoding zinc finger protein ZFP2-like isoform X2, with the protein MYKTTDKTLCQHMKKHRGIRNHVCNVCNKAFYEVSKLNAHMRVHTGERPFECQYCERRFAQQSALIYHRRTHTGEKPYSCKLCAARFTTSSARNNHMVTHTGNKRFVCPVCFKGCTSRAELRVHSSKHTGEKLFGCTLCSARFSSASYLAVHRRHHTGERKYSCNVCGRGFMESGSYKKHLKTHEVKPEDSSESTEIDKGEEEDSQTGEEQESPQSDVQEQIEIEVPQAQRRYKCGICVKTYMYLHSLKKHMATHSQQQQQQQQQQQQQQQQQQQQVQQIPQIQVQQQQVQQQQQVSVQQVGAQLQQQVLQVGGVQQLTLPQQPSFVQAGHSPYPVISSVQSLQLQQTQQHVNTQQPQLQVQTIQIHPQHQPIQIHAVGVQQVQQQQLHVATSSCQTMLPNILQLGGGTVAVSGLGGADLGGVAHRIILQPPQHPAVYTLHH; encoded by the exons ATGTATAAAACTACTGACAAAACGCTCTGCCAACACATGAAGAAACACAGAGGCATCCGTAACCACGTGTGCAATGTGTGTAACAAAGCCTTCTACGAAGTGTCCAAGCTTAATGCgcacatgagggttcatactg GTGAACGACCATTCGAATGCCAATACTGCGAACGCCGCTTCGCCCAACAGTCCGCGCTGATCTACCACCGGCGTACGCACACTGGTGAAAAACCTTACAGCTGCAAGCTCTGCGCAGCTCGGTTTACCACCTCTTCGGCCAGGAACAACCACATGGTCACACACACGGGCAACAAGAG GTTCGTGTGCCCAGTGTGTTTCAAGGGCTGCACGTCGCGCGCGGAGCTCCGCGTGCACTCCAGCAAACACACAGGGGAGAAACTCTTCGGCTGCACGCTCTGCTCGGCTCGCTTCAGCTCGGCGTCGTACCTCGCGGTACACAGGCGGCATCACACTGGCGAACGGAAATATAGCTGCAACGTTTGTGGTCGAG GCTTTATGGAGTCCGGTTCGTACAAGAAGCATCTAAAAACACACGAAGTTAAGCCCGAAGATTCTTCAGAGTCCACGGAAATAGATAAGGGGGAGGAGGAAGACAGCCAAACAGGGGAAGAGCAGGAGAGTCCTCAGTCCGAC GTTCAAGAGCAGATCGAAATAGAAGTGCCGCAGGCGCAGcgacgatacaagtgcggaatcTGCGTGAAGACGTACATGTATCTGCACAGTTTGAAGAAACACATGGCTACTCAC TCAcaacagcagcagcagcagcaacaacaacaacaacagcagcagcagcaacaacaacaacaagtgCAACAGATCCCACAAATCCAAGTTCAACAACAACAAGTCCAGCAACAGCAGCAAGTGTCGGTGCAGCAAGTCGGCGCGCAGCTGCAGCAGCAAGTGCTGCAGGTCGGCGGCGTGCAGCAGCTGACGCTGCCGCAGCAGCCGTCATTCGTCCAG GCTGGACACTCCCCGTACCCTGTGATATCGTCAGTGCAATCGTTGCAGTTGCAACAAACGCAGCAACACGTTAACACG CAACAGCCGCAACTGCAGGTGCAGACCATACAGATACATCCCCAGCACCAACCGATACAGATCCAT GCGGTGGGCGTGCAACAGGTGCAGCAACAGCAACTGCACGTGGCCACGTCCAGCTGTCAGACCATGCTGCCCAACATACTGCAG CTGGGCGGCGGCACGGTGGCGGTGTCGGGGCTGGGCGGCGCGGACCTGGGCGGCGTGGCGCACCGCATCATCCTGCAGCCGCCGCAGCACCCCGCCGTCTACACGCTGCACCACTAG
- the LOC134800031 gene encoding oocyte zinc finger protein XlCOF8.4-like isoform X3, translated as MYKTTDKTLCQHMKKHRGIRNHVCNVCNKAFYEVSKLNAHMRVHTGERPFECQYCERRFAQQSALIYHRRTHTGEKPYSCKLCAARFTTSSARNNHMVTHTGNKRFVCPVCFKGCTSRAELRVHSSKHTGEKLFGCTLCSARFSSASYLAVHRRHHTGERKYSCNVCGRGFMESGSYKKHLKTHEVKPEDSSESTEIDKGEEEDSQTGEEQESPQSDVQEQIEIEVPQAQRRYKCGICVKTYMYLHSLKKHMATHVQQQQQQQQQQQQQQQQQQQVQQIPQIQVQQQQVQQQQQVSVQQVGAQLQQQVLQVGGVQQLTLPQQPSFVQAGHSPYPVISSVQSLQLQQTQQHVNTQQPQLQVQTIQIHPQHQPIQIHAVGVQQVQQQQLHVATSSCQTMLPNILQLGGGTVAVSGLGGADLGGVAHRIILQPPQHPAVYTLHH; from the exons ATGTATAAAACTACTGACAAAACGCTCTGCCAACACATGAAGAAACACAGAGGCATCCGTAACCACGTGTGCAATGTGTGTAACAAAGCCTTCTACGAAGTGTCCAAGCTTAATGCgcacatgagggttcatactg GTGAACGACCATTCGAATGCCAATACTGCGAACGCCGCTTCGCCCAACAGTCCGCGCTGATCTACCACCGGCGTACGCACACTGGTGAAAAACCTTACAGCTGCAAGCTCTGCGCAGCTCGGTTTACCACCTCTTCGGCCAGGAACAACCACATGGTCACACACACGGGCAACAAGAG GTTCGTGTGCCCAGTGTGTTTCAAGGGCTGCACGTCGCGCGCGGAGCTCCGCGTGCACTCCAGCAAACACACAGGGGAGAAACTCTTCGGCTGCACGCTCTGCTCGGCTCGCTTCAGCTCGGCGTCGTACCTCGCGGTACACAGGCGGCATCACACTGGCGAACGGAAATATAGCTGCAACGTTTGTGGTCGAG GCTTTATGGAGTCCGGTTCGTACAAGAAGCATCTAAAAACACACGAAGTTAAGCCCGAAGATTCTTCAGAGTCCACGGAAATAGATAAGGGGGAGGAGGAAGACAGCCAAACAGGGGAAGAGCAGGAGAGTCCTCAGTCCGAC GTTCAAGAGCAGATCGAAATAGAAGTGCCGCAGGCGCAGcgacgatacaagtgcggaatcTGCGTGAAGACGTACATGTATCTGCACAGTTTGAAGAAACACATGGCTACTCACGTACAG cagcagcagcagcaacaacaacaacaacagcagcagcagcaacaacaacaacaagtgCAACAGATCCCACAAATCCAAGTTCAACAACAACAAGTCCAGCAACAGCAGCAAGTGTCGGTGCAGCAAGTCGGCGCGCAGCTGCAGCAGCAAGTGCTGCAGGTCGGCGGCGTGCAGCAGCTGACGCTGCCGCAGCAGCCGTCATTCGTCCAG GCTGGACACTCCCCGTACCCTGTGATATCGTCAGTGCAATCGTTGCAGTTGCAACAAACGCAGCAACACGTTAACACG CAACAGCCGCAACTGCAGGTGCAGACCATACAGATACATCCCCAGCACCAACCGATACAGATCCAT GCGGTGGGCGTGCAACAGGTGCAGCAACAGCAACTGCACGTGGCCACGTCCAGCTGTCAGACCATGCTGCCCAACATACTGCAG CTGGGCGGCGGCACGGTGGCGGTGTCGGGGCTGGGCGGCGCGGACCTGGGCGGCGTGGCGCACCGCATCATCCTGCAGCCGCCGCAGCACCCCGCCGTCTACACGCTGCACCACTAG
- the LOC134800032 gene encoding Golgi SNAP receptor complex member 1 isoform X2 — MATLGGSSWEELRKQARTLENDIDMKLVAFSKLGISPVTSSLSSESMPLINSEDMFDTMSMELQQLLNKLSSINDKMGEIAPNSTATMHTIKRHREILMDYQQEFSKTSARVSARREREELLRGSKLLRGSSPPPAAGFSRRDQYTKEANHLHSSHILVDEQINIAMEAREHLTSQRQTFKRMQTRFNDITNRFPMLNSLMYRINARKRRDSLIVGIVVAVCTFLMLLYAFH; from the exons ATGGCTACTCTAGGAGGCTCCTCATGGGAAG AGCTTCGTAAACAAGCTCGGACACTAGAAAATGACATAGACATGAAGCTAGTGGCGTTTAGCAAGCTGGGCATCAGTCCGGTGACCTCAAGTCTGAGCTCTGAGTCGATGCCACTAATAAACAGTGAGGACATGTTTGACACCATGTCTATGGAGCTGCAACAGTTGTTGAATAAG CTATCATCAATAAACGACAAAATGGGTGAAATAGCCCCAAATAGCACGGCGACAATGCACACTATCAAGAGGCATAGGGAAATCCTTATG GACTACCAGCAAGAGTTCTCCAAAACCTCAGCGCGAGTGAGCGCGAGGCGAGAACGTGAAGAATTACTGCGAGGCTCGA AATTACTGCGAGGCTCGAGTCCGCCTCCCGCCGCCGGCTTCAGCCGCCGCGACCAGTACACCAAGGAGGCCAACCATCTGCACAG TTCTCACATACTAGTTGACGAGCAGATCAACATAGCCATGGAGGCGCGGGAGCACCTCACCTCGCAGCGGCAGACCTTCAAGAGGATGCAGACCAGGTTCAACGACATCACCAACAG GTTCCCAATGCTGAACAGCCTAATGTACCGGATAAACGCACGGAAGCGGCGCGACTCTCTCATAGTAGGCATCGTGGTAGCGGTCTGCACATTCTTGATGCTTCTCTACGCGTTCCACTGA
- the LOC134800031 gene encoding zinc finger protein ZFP2-like isoform X4, with protein sequence MYKTTDKTLCQHMKKHRGIRNHVCNVCNKAFYEVSKLNAHMRVHTGERPFECQYCERRFAQQSALIYHRRTHTGEKPYSCKLCAARFTTSSARNNHMVTHTGNKRFVCPVCFKGCTSRAELRVHSSKHTGEKLFGCTLCSARFSSASYLAVHRRHHTGERKYSCNVCGRGFMESGSYKKHLKTHEVKPEDSSESTEIDKGEEEDSQTGEEQESPQSDVQEQIEIEVPQAQRRYKCGICVKTYMYLHSLKKHMATHVQQQQQQQQQQQQQQQQQVQQIPQIQVQQQQVQQQQQVSVQQVGAQLQQQVLQVGGVQQLTLPQQPSFVQAGHSPYPVISSVQSLQLQQTQQHVNTQQPQLQVQTIQIHPQHQPIQIHAVGVQQVQQQQLHVATSSCQTMLPNILQLGGGTVAVSGLGGADLGGVAHRIILQPPQHPAVYTLHH encoded by the exons ATGTATAAAACTACTGACAAAACGCTCTGCCAACACATGAAGAAACACAGAGGCATCCGTAACCACGTGTGCAATGTGTGTAACAAAGCCTTCTACGAAGTGTCCAAGCTTAATGCgcacatgagggttcatactg GTGAACGACCATTCGAATGCCAATACTGCGAACGCCGCTTCGCCCAACAGTCCGCGCTGATCTACCACCGGCGTACGCACACTGGTGAAAAACCTTACAGCTGCAAGCTCTGCGCAGCTCGGTTTACCACCTCTTCGGCCAGGAACAACCACATGGTCACACACACGGGCAACAAGAG GTTCGTGTGCCCAGTGTGTTTCAAGGGCTGCACGTCGCGCGCGGAGCTCCGCGTGCACTCCAGCAAACACACAGGGGAGAAACTCTTCGGCTGCACGCTCTGCTCGGCTCGCTTCAGCTCGGCGTCGTACCTCGCGGTACACAGGCGGCATCACACTGGCGAACGGAAATATAGCTGCAACGTTTGTGGTCGAG GCTTTATGGAGTCCGGTTCGTACAAGAAGCATCTAAAAACACACGAAGTTAAGCCCGAAGATTCTTCAGAGTCCACGGAAATAGATAAGGGGGAGGAGGAAGACAGCCAAACAGGGGAAGAGCAGGAGAGTCCTCAGTCCGAC GTTCAAGAGCAGATCGAAATAGAAGTGCCGCAGGCGCAGcgacgatacaagtgcggaatcTGCGTGAAGACGTACATGTATCTGCACAGTTTGAAGAAACACATGGCTACTCACGTACAG cagcagcaacaacaacaacaacagcagcagcagcaacaacaacaacaagtgCAACAGATCCCACAAATCCAAGTTCAACAACAACAAGTCCAGCAACAGCAGCAAGTGTCGGTGCAGCAAGTCGGCGCGCAGCTGCAGCAGCAAGTGCTGCAGGTCGGCGGCGTGCAGCAGCTGACGCTGCCGCAGCAGCCGTCATTCGTCCAG GCTGGACACTCCCCGTACCCTGTGATATCGTCAGTGCAATCGTTGCAGTTGCAACAAACGCAGCAACACGTTAACACG CAACAGCCGCAACTGCAGGTGCAGACCATACAGATACATCCCCAGCACCAACCGATACAGATCCAT GCGGTGGGCGTGCAACAGGTGCAGCAACAGCAACTGCACGTGGCCACGTCCAGCTGTCAGACCATGCTGCCCAACATACTGCAG CTGGGCGGCGGCACGGTGGCGGTGTCGGGGCTGGGCGGCGCGGACCTGGGCGGCGTGGCGCACCGCATCATCCTGCAGCCGCCGCAGCACCCCGCCGTCTACACGCTGCACCACTAG
- the LOC134799801 gene encoding dnaJ homolog subfamily B member 13-like yields MGFDYYGILGVKRSCTQYEIKKAYRRLALKYNPERHDGDEGMKRIFALIGEAYEVLVDHKHRAIYDQYGEEGLKRGVPGPTEYIQPYAYHGDPLKTFHDFFGTANPYANLLDYYENPAPIFDSPLGRGYKEKDVTIFRPLALSLEEIYKGGLKKMKIQRLVFTDETCSELKLREKVLSIPFAPGIYPNTEMLFKSEGDQGPTRIPADVIFVTEDRPHDTYVRCGLSDLLTVKQVSLEEALCGLDITLKTLDDRVVRTKISDIITPTYVKVIDDEGLPVPACPKKAKGNLTIRFKIDFPIYLAPNAKKKFAEAFRLNEEENKKFDDIPCGALASSEVSI; encoded by the exons ATGGGTTTCGACTACTACGGTATTTTAGGAGTAAAACGATCATGTACTCAATACGAGATCAAAAAGGCGTATCGTCGCTTGGCGCTGAAGTATAACCCAGAGAGGCATGACGGGGATGAAGGCATGAAGCGAATCTTTGCGCTGATCGGGGAGGCCTACGAGGTGCTGGTTGATCATAAGCATAGGGCAATCTATGACCAGTATGGTGAAGAAGGCCTTAAACGGGGGGTGCCGGGTCCTACAG AATACATCCAGCCTTACGCTTACCACGGCGATCCGCTTAAGACCTTCCACGATTTCTTCGGCACGGCCAATCCATACGCCAACTTATTGGACTACTACGAAAACCCGGCCCCAATATTCGACTCTCCTCTCGGTAGAGGCTACAAAGAAAAGGACGTCACTATTTTCAGACCCCTAGCTTTATCTTTAGAAGAAATTTACAAAGGAGgattaaagaaaatgaaaatTCAGCGTTTAGTGTTCACTGATGAGACTTGCTCAGAGCTTAAACTGCGAGAGAAAGTGCTTTCTATCCCTTTCGCGCCTGGTATCTATCCTAATACAGAAATGCTTTTCAAATCGGAAGGCGACCAAGGACCGACCAGGATTCCAGCGGACGTAATATTCGTAACGGAGGATCGTCCGCATGATACTTACGTACGATGTGGTTTGAGCGACTTACTGACCGTCAAACAAGTAAGTTTAGAAGAAGCTCTATGCGGTCTAGATATAACCTTAAAAACCTTAGACGATAGAGTGGTCAGAACTAAAATTTCTGACATCATCACACCGACTTATGTGAAAGTGATAGACGATGAAGGCCTCCCAGTGCCCGCGTGTCCTAAAAAAGCTAAAGGTAATCTGACCATTCGCTTTAAAATCGATTTTCCGATTTATTTAGCGCCGAATGCGAAGAAAAAGTTTGCGGAAGCGTTCAGGTTGAATGAGgaggaaaataagaaatttgaCGACATACCGTGCGGCGCCCTCGCTTCTTCGGAGGTTTCgatttaa
- the LOC134800031 gene encoding zinc finger protein 570-like isoform X6, protein MKKHRGIRNHVCNVCNKAFYEVSKLNAHMRVHTGERPFECQYCERRFAQQSALIYHRRTHTGEKPYSCKLCAARFTTSSARNNHMVTHTGNKRFVCPVCFKGCTSRAELRVHSSKHTGEKLFGCTLCSARFSSASYLAVHRRHHTGERKYSCNVCGRGFMESGSYKKHLKTHEVKPEDSSESTEIDKGEEEDSQTGEEQESPQSDVQEQIEIEVPQAQRRYKCGICVKTYMYLHSLKKHMATHVQSQQQQQQQQQQQQQQQQQQQQVQQIPQIQVQQQQVQQQQQVSVQQVGAQLQQQVLQVGGVQQLTLPQQPSFVQAGHSPYPVISSVQSLQLQQTQQHVNTQQPQLQVQTIQIHPQHQPIQIHAVGVQQVQQQQLHVATSSCQTMLPNILQLGGGTVAVSGLGGADLGGVAHRIILQPPQHPAVYTLHH, encoded by the exons ATGAAGAAACACAGAGGCATTCGTAACCATGTGTGCAATGTGTGCAACAAGGCCTTCTACGAG GTGTCCAAGCTTAATGCgcacatgagggttcatactg GTGAACGACCATTCGAATGCCAATACTGCGAACGCCGCTTCGCCCAACAGTCCGCGCTGATCTACCACCGGCGTACGCACACTGGTGAAAAACCTTACAGCTGCAAGCTCTGCGCAGCTCGGTTTACCACCTCTTCGGCCAGGAACAACCACATGGTCACACACACGGGCAACAAGAG GTTCGTGTGCCCAGTGTGTTTCAAGGGCTGCACGTCGCGCGCGGAGCTCCGCGTGCACTCCAGCAAACACACAGGGGAGAAACTCTTCGGCTGCACGCTCTGCTCGGCTCGCTTCAGCTCGGCGTCGTACCTCGCGGTACACAGGCGGCATCACACTGGCGAACGGAAATATAGCTGCAACGTTTGTGGTCGAG GCTTTATGGAGTCCGGTTCGTACAAGAAGCATCTAAAAACACACGAAGTTAAGCCCGAAGATTCTTCAGAGTCCACGGAAATAGATAAGGGGGAGGAGGAAGACAGCCAAACAGGGGAAGAGCAGGAGAGTCCTCAGTCCGAC GTTCAAGAGCAGATCGAAATAGAAGTGCCGCAGGCGCAGcgacgatacaagtgcggaatcTGCGTGAAGACGTACATGTATCTGCACAGTTTGAAGAAACACATGGCTACTCACGTACAG TCAcaacagcagcagcagcagcaacaacaacaacaacagcagcagcagcaacaacaacaacaagtgCAACAGATCCCACAAATCCAAGTTCAACAACAACAAGTCCAGCAACAGCAGCAAGTGTCGGTGCAGCAAGTCGGCGCGCAGCTGCAGCAGCAAGTGCTGCAGGTCGGCGGCGTGCAGCAGCTGACGCTGCCGCAGCAGCCGTCATTCGTCCAG GCTGGACACTCCCCGTACCCTGTGATATCGTCAGTGCAATCGTTGCAGTTGCAACAAACGCAGCAACACGTTAACACG CAACAGCCGCAACTGCAGGTGCAGACCATACAGATACATCCCCAGCACCAACCGATACAGATCCAT GCGGTGGGCGTGCAACAGGTGCAGCAACAGCAACTGCACGTGGCCACGTCCAGCTGTCAGACCATGCTGCCCAACATACTGCAG CTGGGCGGCGGCACGGTGGCGGTGTCGGGGCTGGGCGGCGCGGACCTGGGCGGCGTGGCGCACCGCATCATCCTGCAGCCGCCGCAGCACCCCGCCGTCTACACGCTGCACCACTAG
- the LOC134800031 gene encoding zinc finger protein 570-like isoform X1: MYKTTDKTLCQHMKKHRGIRNHVCNVCNKAFYEVSKLNAHMRVHTGERPFECQYCERRFAQQSALIYHRRTHTGEKPYSCKLCAARFTTSSARNNHMVTHTGNKRFVCPVCFKGCTSRAELRVHSSKHTGEKLFGCTLCSARFSSASYLAVHRRHHTGERKYSCNVCGRGFMESGSYKKHLKTHEVKPEDSSESTEIDKGEEEDSQTGEEQESPQSDVQEQIEIEVPQAQRRYKCGICVKTYMYLHSLKKHMATHVQSQQQQQQQQQQQQQQQQQQQQVQQIPQIQVQQQQVQQQQQVSVQQVGAQLQQQVLQVGGVQQLTLPQQPSFVQAGHSPYPVISSVQSLQLQQTQQHVNTQQPQLQVQTIQIHPQHQPIQIHAVGVQQVQQQQLHVATSSCQTMLPNILQLGGGTVAVSGLGGADLGGVAHRIILQPPQHPAVYTLHH; this comes from the exons ATGTATAAAACTACTGACAAAACGCTCTGCCAACACATGAAGAAACACAGAGGCATCCGTAACCACGTGTGCAATGTGTGTAACAAAGCCTTCTACGAAGTGTCCAAGCTTAATGCgcacatgagggttcatactg GTGAACGACCATTCGAATGCCAATACTGCGAACGCCGCTTCGCCCAACAGTCCGCGCTGATCTACCACCGGCGTACGCACACTGGTGAAAAACCTTACAGCTGCAAGCTCTGCGCAGCTCGGTTTACCACCTCTTCGGCCAGGAACAACCACATGGTCACACACACGGGCAACAAGAG GTTCGTGTGCCCAGTGTGTTTCAAGGGCTGCACGTCGCGCGCGGAGCTCCGCGTGCACTCCAGCAAACACACAGGGGAGAAACTCTTCGGCTGCACGCTCTGCTCGGCTCGCTTCAGCTCGGCGTCGTACCTCGCGGTACACAGGCGGCATCACACTGGCGAACGGAAATATAGCTGCAACGTTTGTGGTCGAG GCTTTATGGAGTCCGGTTCGTACAAGAAGCATCTAAAAACACACGAAGTTAAGCCCGAAGATTCTTCAGAGTCCACGGAAATAGATAAGGGGGAGGAGGAAGACAGCCAAACAGGGGAAGAGCAGGAGAGTCCTCAGTCCGAC GTTCAAGAGCAGATCGAAATAGAAGTGCCGCAGGCGCAGcgacgatacaagtgcggaatcTGCGTGAAGACGTACATGTATCTGCACAGTTTGAAGAAACACATGGCTACTCACGTACAG TCAcaacagcagcagcagcagcaacaacaacaacaacagcagcagcagcaacaacaacaacaagtgCAACAGATCCCACAAATCCAAGTTCAACAACAACAAGTCCAGCAACAGCAGCAAGTGTCGGTGCAGCAAGTCGGCGCGCAGCTGCAGCAGCAAGTGCTGCAGGTCGGCGGCGTGCAGCAGCTGACGCTGCCGCAGCAGCCGTCATTCGTCCAG GCTGGACACTCCCCGTACCCTGTGATATCGTCAGTGCAATCGTTGCAGTTGCAACAAACGCAGCAACACGTTAACACG CAACAGCCGCAACTGCAGGTGCAGACCATACAGATACATCCCCAGCACCAACCGATACAGATCCAT GCGGTGGGCGTGCAACAGGTGCAGCAACAGCAACTGCACGTGGCCACGTCCAGCTGTCAGACCATGCTGCCCAACATACTGCAG CTGGGCGGCGGCACGGTGGCGGTGTCGGGGCTGGGCGGCGCGGACCTGGGCGGCGTGGCGCACCGCATCATCCTGCAGCCGCCGCAGCACCCCGCCGTCTACACGCTGCACCACTAG
- the LOC134800031 gene encoding oocyte zinc finger protein XlCOF8.4-like isoform X5 — translation MYKTTDKTLCQHMKKHRGIRNHVCNVCNKAFYEVSKLNAHMRVHTGERPFECQYCERRFAQQSALIYHRRTHTGEKPYSCKLCAARFTTSSARNNHMVTHTGNKRFVCPVCFKGCTSRAELRVHSSKHTGEKLFGCTLCSARFSSASYLAVHRRHHTGERKYSCNVCGRGFMESGSYKKHLKTHEVKPEDSSESTEIDKGEEEDSQTGEEQESPQSDVQEQIEIEVPQAQRRYKCGICVKTYMYLHSLKKHMATHVQQQQQQQQQQQQQQQVQQIPQIQVQQQQVQQQQQVSVQQVGAQLQQQVLQVGGVQQLTLPQQPSFVQAGHSPYPVISSVQSLQLQQTQQHVNTQQPQLQVQTIQIHPQHQPIQIHAVGVQQVQQQQLHVATSSCQTMLPNILQLGGGTVAVSGLGGADLGGVAHRIILQPPQHPAVYTLHH, via the exons ATGTATAAAACTACTGACAAAACGCTCTGCCAACACATGAAGAAACACAGAGGCATCCGTAACCACGTGTGCAATGTGTGTAACAAAGCCTTCTACGAAGTGTCCAAGCTTAATGCgcacatgagggttcatactg GTGAACGACCATTCGAATGCCAATACTGCGAACGCCGCTTCGCCCAACAGTCCGCGCTGATCTACCACCGGCGTACGCACACTGGTGAAAAACCTTACAGCTGCAAGCTCTGCGCAGCTCGGTTTACCACCTCTTCGGCCAGGAACAACCACATGGTCACACACACGGGCAACAAGAG GTTCGTGTGCCCAGTGTGTTTCAAGGGCTGCACGTCGCGCGCGGAGCTCCGCGTGCACTCCAGCAAACACACAGGGGAGAAACTCTTCGGCTGCACGCTCTGCTCGGCTCGCTTCAGCTCGGCGTCGTACCTCGCGGTACACAGGCGGCATCACACTGGCGAACGGAAATATAGCTGCAACGTTTGTGGTCGAG GCTTTATGGAGTCCGGTTCGTACAAGAAGCATCTAAAAACACACGAAGTTAAGCCCGAAGATTCTTCAGAGTCCACGGAAATAGATAAGGGGGAGGAGGAAGACAGCCAAACAGGGGAAGAGCAGGAGAGTCCTCAGTCCGAC GTTCAAGAGCAGATCGAAATAGAAGTGCCGCAGGCGCAGcgacgatacaagtgcggaatcTGCGTGAAGACGTACATGTATCTGCACAGTTTGAAGAAACACATGGCTACTCACGTACAG caacaacaacaacaacagcagcagcagcaacaacaacaacaagtgCAACAGATCCCACAAATCCAAGTTCAACAACAACAAGTCCAGCAACAGCAGCAAGTGTCGGTGCAGCAAGTCGGCGCGCAGCTGCAGCAGCAAGTGCTGCAGGTCGGCGGCGTGCAGCAGCTGACGCTGCCGCAGCAGCCGTCATTCGTCCAG GCTGGACACTCCCCGTACCCTGTGATATCGTCAGTGCAATCGTTGCAGTTGCAACAAACGCAGCAACACGTTAACACG CAACAGCCGCAACTGCAGGTGCAGACCATACAGATACATCCCCAGCACCAACCGATACAGATCCAT GCGGTGGGCGTGCAACAGGTGCAGCAACAGCAACTGCACGTGGCCACGTCCAGCTGTCAGACCATGCTGCCCAACATACTGCAG CTGGGCGGCGGCACGGTGGCGGTGTCGGGGCTGGGCGGCGCGGACCTGGGCGGCGTGGCGCACCGCATCATCCTGCAGCCGCCGCAGCACCCCGCCGTCTACACGCTGCACCACTAG
- the LOC134800032 gene encoding Golgi SNAP receptor complex member 1 isoform X1 produces MATLGGSSWEELRKQARTLENDIDMKLVAFSKLGISPVTSSLSSESMPLINSEDMFDTMSMELQQLLNKLSSINDKMGEIAPNSTATMHTIKRHREILMDYQQEFSKTSARVSARREREELLRGSSPPPAAGLSRRDQYTKEANHLHSSHILVDEQINIAMEAREHLTSQRQTFKRMQTRFNDITNRYR; encoded by the exons ATGGCTACTCTAGGAGGCTCCTCATGGGAAG AGCTTCGTAAACAAGCTCGGACACTAGAAAATGACATAGACATGAAGCTAGTGGCGTTTAGCAAGCTGGGCATCAGTCCGGTGACCTCAAGTCTGAGCTCTGAGTCGATGCCACTAATAAACAGTGAGGACATGTTTGACACCATGTCTATGGAGCTGCAACAGTTGTTGAATAAG CTATCATCAATAAACGACAAAATGGGTGAAATAGCCCCAAATAGCACGGCGACAATGCACACTATCAAGAGGCATAGGGAAATCCTTATG GACTACCAGCAAGAGTTCTCCAAAACCTCAGCGCGAGTGAGCGCGAGGCGAGAACGTGAAGAATTACTGCGAGGCTCGAGTCCGCCTCCCGCCGCCGGCCTCAGCCGCCGCGACCAGTACACCAAGGAGGCCAACCATCTGCACAG TTCTCACATACTAGTTGACGAGCAGATCAACATAGCCATGGAGGCGCGGGAGCACCTCACCTCGCAGCGGCAGACCTTCAAGAGGATGCAGACCAGGTTCAACGACATCACCAACAGGTATCGATAA